The Cytobacillus oceanisediminis genomic interval ATTCGAGGGCTTCCGGCAGGTTAGACCAGTCCTCCTGTGTAATATAGGCATATCTCAATTCGCCGCGCATTTCAGCAGTCATTCCAAAATAGCACGGGAAGGTTTTATCTGTAACCGTATCATGAAATGTTTTATATTCTTGAATAACCCACTCAGGCACAATTTCGGGGTTAGTCATATCTTCTTTTGTTAAAAGAAACTTACTGGCAGTTTTCATTTTTTCACCTCAGAATGATTTACTTATGAAATATGTACCCCTTAAAAAGTCCTTTGAAACTAGCTGGATGGAAAAGGAAAAGAAAAAGACAGCCATGGTGGCTGCCTTAAGCTTTTTCTAACGATTTTCGGTATTTATATTGATTGAGCTGAAAGCGGATAAAACAGCCTATACAAAATCCCAGAATGGCAACAAATGCTGATAGAGCTACCATAGCTGTAAAAACATACCCTGCAGCTGTCCAGCCCAGAAGAAAGCTGATTTGGCCCAGCGCCAGGCAGGCAACGGCAATCACTTGATTAAATTGCTGCTGCTCCCAGTCTTCGGGAATGTAATCAGCAGGTTTTTTTCTTAGAAAATGTTTTGCTGTACGCATAATGGGATTGTAGCCGAACAATAGGCCCATTATACCTGCAAGCAGGGGGATGGCGAGAATCCATGCTTCTCCGGTAAGCCACGAAGCTAAAACACTTAATACGATCGACCATTGATTGGTTCTTACGAGCGGACGGGGAATAGAACCCGGTGTATTTGCCATTTATTTTCCGACCTTTCTCATTGGTTTTATGGGTATTATTAGTTTACTTAAATTGCAGGTTTTTGTGAAGAGAAAAAGCCTGGAAAAATAAAAAGCACGCCCACTAGGACGTGCTTCCAATATTATTTCAACGGCCCATTGTTTTCATCCATCCGGTTATTGCGCGGATTTAACGGGTCGTTTGCCGGATTCATAGATGGATCTGAACTTGTTGGATTAATCGGTTTATCAGCACTGCTAGGGGCATTGCCTGGTTTCATCTCCGGCATAGCCTTTTTCATCACTGCTTTCGTATCGGCATCTTTATTAATGGTTGTTTCTTCAAATTTACGATCAAGCTTTTGAAGATACTTGGCAGCAAAGGCTTTCCCTCCCAGACCAAATGATAAGCCGAATGCCAGTGAAAGTGCACCAAGCGTTAGAATGAACGCAGCATTGACAATAGAAGCGGCAAGACCAAGCTGATCAAGAGCCATAAAGATTGAAATTGCGATAATGGCTGCCTGAGCGACATTGGCAAGGAATTTATAATGCGGTCCTTGAAGAATCGTGCTCAGCAATTTCTTAACCAGACTGCCCAGCCACAAACCTACGCCAAGAATGACAAGAGCTGCAATTACATGAGGCAGGTAGGCAATTACACCTGTCGCCAATGTTACCAGGAAGTCAAGGCCAAGGATATTAAGAGCCTGCACCACAAACAACAGGACAATAATCACTTCTGCAATATAGCCAATTACCTGGGAGAAGCTTAAACCATTGCCTGCTGCAGCAGACTTGTTTAATCCCATACCGGAGAAGTAAGAATTCAATCCGATGCGTTCAAGTAAACTGGAGACGAATTTGCGGACCCATTTTCCGAGCCAAACACCAATCAGCACGAAGAATATAGCTACAGCAATATTCGGCAGCATCGTCAGGACATCATTCAGCATGGCAATGGCAGGTCCGGAAATGCCTTCAATATCCAATCTCTCGAGAGCGGCAATGACTGTTGGGATTAGAATAAGAACAAACACAAATGTGCCAATTACAGATGCCAGGCTTGTCCCTTCAAACAATCGGTTTAAGCCAAGTCTTGCGGTCAGTTTTTCACTTCCAATTGTCTGCAGGAAATTCGTTACAATATCGCGCACGATTTTCGCAACAAACCAGCCGACAAATAAAATCAGGGCTGCTGCGAGAAGCTTAGGCAAAAAGGCCAGAATGCTTTCAAGCATGCCGGTGAACGGTCCGGCGATTCCATTCAGGTTTAGAGCTCCCAATACAGCCGGCAGGAATACCAGCAATGTCAGGTAGAAAACAATTTTAGCTACGTTATCAATAACATTGACAGGCTGCTCTTTATTGTCTGTTAAATTCCATTTGCTCAGCTTTTCATGTACTTTGAGCGTTCTGCCGCTCTTTCTGATCAGCAGGCTGAGTCCAGTGGCGATAAGCCATGCGAATAATAGAATTAGAGCTGCTTTCAAAATGCTCGGCACTGCTGCCATTATGGAGGAGAACATGCCCACAAGCGGTGCAGCGATAATATCGAGGTCCAATATATTGAAGAACAAGATAAACACGAACACTAACAGGAGATAGTAAATAATCTTGCTGATTATCTTCTCAGATGAATATTTTCTATTTGCTTTATCAGGGAACACTCTGTCATCAAGGCTGGTTTTACGCAGACCTTTTAAAAGGGCTTTTTCGATTGCTTTTGCAATAATCCAGCCAACTAATAATACTAATAGTGCTAATAATAAATCAGGCAGTTTGGCCAAAAGGTAATCAAATCCGCCCCAGTACCGATTATTGTCCAATATTGTCACTCCTTAAAAAAATTTGTAGAATTGCATACTTTCATATACCCACTGCTTTTAGGAGTAAACAGTCCTCTTTAAATAGTCCGTTATGAAGGAGAATATCGTAAAGAACCCTGCGCTAATTCGGACAGTAGGAGATGAATTCTGGTCAAGTGAGTCCGAACATGGTAAAACTTCGGACAGTAGGAGGTGAATTCTAGTCAAGAGAGTCCGAACCCGGTGCAACTTCGGACAGGAGAAGAAGAAATCCGCAGGAGAGAGTCCGAACATGGTAAAACTTCGGACAGTAGGAGGTGAATTCTGGTCAAGAGAGTCCGAACCCGGTGCAACTTCGGACAGGAGAAGAAGAAATCCGCAGGAGAGAGTCCGAACATGGTAAAACTTCGGACAGTAGGAGATGAATTCTGGTCAAGAGAGTCCGAACCCGGTGCAACTTCGGACAGGAGAAGAAGAAATCCGCAGGAGAGAGTCCGAACATGGTAAAACTTCGGACAGTAGGAGGTAAATTCTGGTCAAATGAGTCCGAACCCGGTGCAACTTCGGACAGGAGAAGAAGAAATCCGCAGGAGAGAGTCCGAACATGGTAAAACTTCGGACAGTAGGAGGTGAATTCTGGTCAAATGAGTCCGAACCCATGCAACAGCCTTTAAAGAAAAAAGACTTTGGAGTGGATCTCCAAAGTCTCCTGAAGATAATTTTTGCCGTAAAAACTCATTACGTGCTAAAACGATTCTTTGCTGCTTTTTTAAATGAGAATTGCGGAATGCTGATTCCAATCAGGATCAGCACAATTCCGAAAGTCTGTGCTACTGAAATTCTTTCGCCAAGAATCAGCATGGCAGCAGCGACAGCAGCCGGGAGTTCGGCAGAACCTACAATTGTGGCAAGCCCTGAATCTAAATGGGGTGAACCGATTGCAAAGAATACAATTGGGAAAATGGCGCCGAACAATGCCATCAGCAGCCCGAATTTCCATAGTCCTTCAAGCTGAATGCCGCCGCTTATTAAGACGGGGCCTGAAACAGCTGCAACCAAAAGAAGTCCGCCAAATGTGATGAAGATGCTCCTCTGGATGGTTGGAATTCCTTTACCTGCCTTGCCGCTCGCAAAAATGAATACGGCAAATGTAACCGCTGATAATAAGCCATAGATCAGTCCATCAGCTTGAATAGGGTGTGACCCGGAATTCATCAGGTTGCTAGCAAATACAGTTCCTATAATAAGCAAGATCGAAGAAATGATTTTTGTTTTGCTGGGCATCTTTCTTTCATATAGGGCTTCTAAAAGAATCCCTATCCAGGTGAACTGAAATAAGAGAACAACAGCGATGGAGGCCGGATTCCGGCCGAGGCTCATTCCATAAAGAATGCCTGTTAAACTTAGGGAGGCACCGGTCAATAACAAAGCTGCTGTTTGTTTAAGGGTGATTTTCGTTCTTTTGATAAATGGGAAAGAAAGCAACAACAAAAGGAGCCCAAATAAATATTGGCTTCCGGTCAATTCAGGAACAGAGTGGCCGGCCAGGAGTCCGAGCTTTACAATGGATGCCAGAATGCCATAACTGCATGCACCAAGAAAAATAAATAAAGAATATTTTAAGTTTGCCATTATGGATACTCCTTTCTGAAGGTGAAATGAGGCAATCAGGTCAATCATAACATCTCAGTGAGCCTATAGGGGAAAGATTTTTTTCTGCACAAAAATAAGAGCCAGTGATTTTTCTCACTGACTCTTTCATTATTATCGATTATTCTCCTAAGTAGGCATTTAACATCCAAATATGAGTATCCAATTTTTCCATAAGACCGATGGCGAAGTCGCCTGTCACTTGATCTTCCTGCTCCTCAGCAAGCTGGGCTAAAGAAATTAATTGTTCTTTAATATGTCTATAATCGGAAGCAAGAGCGGCAACCATGTCTTCTGCTTTCTTTTCCCCATTAGACTCTTCAAGAGTAGTAATACTTAGGAATTCCTTAAATGTTGCTGCCGGTGAACCGCCGATTGCAAGCAGGCGTTCCGCTCCCTCATCTACAACTTCCGCTGCTTCATTATATAATTCTTCGAACTTTTCATGAAGGGTAAAGAAGAGCGGGCCTTTTACAAACCAGTGGTAGCGGTGCAATTTAGTATAAAGAACACTCCAGTTTGCAATTTGTACATTTAATGCTGCATGTAATTTTTCCATTTTTATATTCCCCCTAAGTTATTTATATATTTATTATAACAAATATTAAATTATAATCAATACTTATTTATAATAATTATAAATATATAAATTCGAAATCCGCAGTATAACCCTGGCTGATTATGGTAAAGTGATATAGTACCGCTTAATGGCAAGACATAAAGGTTAGTGAGGATTTTTAATGGATTATCTTTTATTTATTATGCTCGGAGCGCTTATTAGTGTGCTTTCTGGTTTTTTTGGGGTAGGCGGGGGATTCATTCTTACTCCGACGCTCATGCTATTTGGCTTTTCTCCGGTGGAAGCAATCACCACGAGTTTGCTTTTTTCAATTGGAACCTCTCTTTCAGGCATCTTCGCTCATGTCAGGATGAAGAATATACGGCTTAAGCAAGGGCTGATTCTTGGACTGAGCGGCATGGCAGCTACCCAGGCCGCCCATCCCTTTGTGCTGTTTCTTGAGGAAAAGGGCTGGGATACATGGGCAGTTCCTTTGTTTTATATCATTCTGCTGTCTTATTTTGCTTTGGGCATGTTAAAAAGAGGGAAAAAATCAGCCAGTGCCGCTCCGTCATCTGAACATTCTCCATCCATTGTGAAAATGGTGCTGATTGGATTTTTTGCAGGATTTGTCTCTACGACATTAGGTGTGGGCGGCGGCTTTATTATGGTGCCTCTATCGGTTGCCTATTTAGGGATGATGCCGAAGAAAGCAGTAGGTACAAGCTTGTTTGCTGTCATGTTAATCGTATCCGCAGGCTACCTATCCTACGCTTCCACTGTCAGCATTGATTATTGGATTGGCCTTTCACTCGTAGGAGGAGGCCTGATAGGGTCTCAATTTGGAGCGAAGCTTACCTCCTATTTTGAAAACGAAGAGATCACCTATATGCTCGGAGCCTTATATATGGCTACTGTGGCAAGTGTGATTTTGAAGTTAATACACTTGAATTATACCGGCTTACTGGTGATGGCCATCTTTGTCGGCGGGTTTTTAGTAAGAAGCCTTGTGAAAATGCAGAAAGCAAATACCCGCACAAAGGCAAAAAAGGAGAGACCATAATGGCCTCTCCTTTTACATTTGCCGGGGCACCTTCATGCCGAGTGTTTGCATGCCGTCGGAAAGAACAATTGTGACTGCTTTTACAAGGGCAAGTCTTGATTTAATGCCGTTATCTTTCTCCAATATTCTTACCTGTCCGTAATATTTATTGAAGGCTTGAGCCACATCAATCAAATATTTAGCCAGGACAGAAGGGGAAAGCTGCATATAAGATTGTTTGATTTTTTCAGGATACTGATAGAGCAGCTTGATAATTTCCCAGCTGTAAGAATCAGAAAGCCCGTTTTCTGCAGAAGGGAGCTCGTCAGCCTTGCGGAGCAGGGAATAGGCCCGGGCATTGGTGTATTGCAGATAGGGACCTGTTTCTCCTTCAAATGTCAGCATATCTTCAAGTGAAAATTCAATATTATTCATGCGGTCATTTTTCAGATCATGGAACAGAATAGCCCCGATCCCGACTGCTTCAGCGACTTCACCTTTGTTTTCCAAGCCGGGATTTTTAGCTTTGATATTGTTCTTTGCGAGAAGGATTGCTTCATTCAGGACCTCCTCAAGAAGGATGACTCTGCCTTTTCGGGTAGACATCTTTTTCCCACCTTTTAAATAGAGGCCAAACGGGACATGTGTCATATTATCCGCCCACTCATAGCCCATCTTTTTGATAACACTTTTAACCTGCCTGAAATGGATGCTCTGTTCCTGACCGACAATGTATAGGGAGTGATCAAACTGATAGGTTTCTTTTCTGTAAAAAGCTGCAGCCAGATCCCGTGTTGCATACAGAGTCGCTCCATCGGATTTTTTTATCAGGCATGGAGGAAGGTCTTCATCAGGCAGCTGGACGACCTCTGCACCATCAGACTCAGCCAGCAGGTCTTTTGCCATCAGCTCCTCTATGATGGGTTCCATTTTATCATTATAAAAAGCTTCGCCATTGTATGAGTCGAAATGAATGCCAAGCATATCATAAACCCGCTGGAATTCTTTCAATGATTCATCTCTAAACCAGCTCCAGAGTGCCTGTGCTTGCTCATTTCCGTTTTCAAGCTCTTTGAACCAGGAACGTGCTTCATCTTCAAGGGCTGGGTTATCTTCTGCTTCTTCATGGAAGCGTATATAAAGGCTTAGGAGTTCCTTTATCGGATTTTCCTTCACTTTATCCGGGCTGCCCCACATTTTATAAGCGGTGATCAGCTTGCCGAATTGTGTGCCCCAGTCGCCTAAGTGGTTGATTCTGACAGCTGTATAACCGCATTTTTCGGCCAGGCTGCCGAGGGCATTTCCAATGACCGTAGACCGTAAATGGCCCATGGAGAAAGGCTTTGCGATGTTTGGCGAAGAGAAATCAAGCACGGCTGTTTTGCCTGCGCCATCATTCAGCTGCCCATATTCTTTTCCTTCGTTCAATATTTTTTCCATTATGACTGCACCGGCTGACTCTTTGGAAAAGAAGATGTTAATGTAAGGACCAGCAGCCTCTGCTTTTTCGATATGCGGTCCCTGAATCAGGCACGCTGTCTCTTCAGCAATTGAGGCAGGTGATTTCCTGAATGCTTTTGCAAGTGTAAAACAGGGAAAAGCGAGATCGCCATGTGCTGGATTCTTTGGTGTTTCGATTAAGTCTGCAATTGCTTCGTCAGAAAGCTGCCCATTCAGCACTGAAGCCAGCTGATAAGTGAAAATAGCTTTGAAATTGATCATATTAACACCTCCTGGAAAATAAAAAAGCCCGCCTCTATATAAAATAGAGACGAGCTGAAATCTACCCGCGGTACCACTCTGATTGTCCAAAGGACCTCTTCTGAAAGGACGCTTCAAAATGTGCTTGAACGCATTTCCTAAAGGGGTTTGGTAACGGGACTCCTTACCCGGCATAGCCTACTTTTCTTTCAGCTATGCATCTCCGAAGTGCGCTTCGCAAAAAGGATTTTCCGACAGGCTTGCACCGTCCCTGTCTCGCTTTTAGGAAAGAGCCCTTTGCTACTCTCTTCATCATAGACACTAAATATATTAATGTTATTATACGCTGTCGGAATTATTTTGCAACATAATTTGAATCAGTTGAAAACATATAGGTTCTGTGATGGTAGCGAATGCTGAAAATCAGGCCCATCGCCATCATGTTTCCCATAAGCGAGCTTCCGCCGTAGCTGATAAAAGGCAGCGGAATGCCAGTGATTGGCAGTACCTGAATAGTCATTCCGATATTTTGAAATACATGGAAGGTGATCATACTGATGACCCCGACGCAAATATAGGTATTAAATGGGTCGGACGTCTCCAAGCCGGTTTTAGTTAAGTGATAGATGAGCAGAAAGAAAAGGCTGATTACTACACTGGCACCAAAAAAGCCGTACTCCTCGCCAATGACGCTAAAAATAAAATCAGTATGGGCATCAGGCACATACACCTGTCTGTCAGTAAACCCTTTTCCGGATATTAATCCTGAGCCGATTGCGAGCATGGAGTTATACAGCTGCATTCCGGCTCCCTGCTTGTGATTAACCGGGTCAAGCCAGGAATAAATTCTACTGAACTGATAGGGGTCTATCCCAAGGTACTTCTCCAAAATCTCCGGTGCTATGATCACCAGATAAAGAACGGTTCCTGCGAAGGCGCCCAGGATACCATAAATCGGAACAAGGATTTTCCAGGTGATTCCGGAAACCAGGATGATTCCTGTTAATATGGCGATGAGGACAAGGGCGGTACCCAGGTCTTCAATAATAATCAATCCTAATGGAGGCAATGTGGCTGCCCCTAATTTGATTAGAAGGAAAAAGTCCGTGCCTGCGGTCTTAGCCTGATATTTCAGATGGTGGTCAGCGATTATTTTGCTGAGGGCAATGATAAGGAATACCTTAACAAACTCTGAAGGCTGCACAGAACCAAGTCCAGGAATGATATACCACAATGTAGCCCCTTTGCGCTCTGGTGCAATGCTTTCCGGTGCAATGAATAACCCGACAAGCAATAGGATGCCTAAACCATAAAGCAGCCAAGTGAGCCTCCGGATTTGCTCGCTGTCAAAATACATGACTATCGCTACAATCACGGCTCCAACAATATAATTTTTAATTTGTGAAATGACAAAATTCCCTTCATATTGATTGGAGGATTGTCCGCTGTAAATAGCGATGCAGCTGATGAGGAAAAATAGCAGCAGAAGAAAGCATAACGTCCAATCGAATCGGTCTGAGAATCTATTATTCTGGTTCATCTGTATACACCTGGTTTCTTTACCTTTTTACATTTTTATCCTAACAAAGAAAAATAACCCTTACAATG includes:
- a CDS encoding DUF4395 domain-containing protein, which encodes MANTPGSIPRPLVRTNQWSIVLSVLASWLTGEAWILAIPLLAGIMGLLFGYNPIMRTAKHFLRKKPADYIPEDWEQQQFNQVIAVACLALGQISFLLGWTAAGYVFTAMVALSAFVAILGFCIGCFIRFQLNQYKYRKSLEKA
- a CDS encoding mechanosensitive ion channel, producing MDNNRYWGGFDYLLAKLPDLLLALLVLLVGWIIAKAIEKALLKGLRKTSLDDRVFPDKANRKYSSEKIISKIIYYLLLVFVFILFFNILDLDIIAAPLVGMFSSIMAAVPSILKAALILLFAWLIATGLSLLIRKSGRTLKVHEKLSKWNLTDNKEQPVNVIDNVAKIVFYLTLLVFLPAVLGALNLNGIAGPFTGMLESILAFLPKLLAAALILFVGWFVAKIVRDIVTNFLQTIGSEKLTARLGLNRLFEGTSLASVIGTFVFVLILIPTVIAALERLDIEGISGPAIAMLNDVLTMLPNIAVAIFFVLIGVWLGKWVRKFVSSLLERIGLNSYFSGMGLNKSAAAGNGLSFSQVIGYIAEVIIVLLFVVQALNILGLDFLVTLATGVIAYLPHVIAALVILGVGLWLGSLVKKLLSTILQGPHYKFLANVAQAAIIAISIFMALDQLGLAASIVNAAFILTLGALSLAFGLSFGLGGKAFAAKYLQKLDRKFEETTINKDADTKAVMKKAMPEMKPGNAPSSADKPINPTSSDPSMNPANDPLNPRNNRMDENNGPLK
- a CDS encoding EamA family transporter — its product is MANLKYSLFIFLGACSYGILASIVKLGLLAGHSVPELTGSQYLFGLLLLLLSFPFIKRTKITLKQTAALLLTGASLSLTGILYGMSLGRNPASIAVVLLFQFTWIGILLEALYERKMPSKTKIISSILLIIGTVFASNLMNSGSHPIQADGLIYGLLSAVTFAVFIFASGKAGKGIPTIQRSIFITFGGLLLVAAVSGPVLISGGIQLEGLWKFGLLMALFGAIFPIVFFAIGSPHLDSGLATIVGSAELPAAVAAAMLILGERISVAQTFGIVLILIGISIPQFSFKKAAKNRFST
- a CDS encoding Dps family protein produces the protein MEKLHAALNVQIANWSVLYTKLHRYHWFVKGPLFFTLHEKFEELYNEAAEVVDEGAERLLAIGGSPAATFKEFLSITTLEESNGEKKAEDMVAALASDYRHIKEQLISLAQLAEEQEDQVTGDFAIGLMEKLDTHIWMLNAYLGE
- a CDS encoding sulfite exporter TauE/SafE family protein, whose protein sequence is MDYLLFIMLGALISVLSGFFGVGGGFILTPTLMLFGFSPVEAITTSLLFSIGTSLSGIFAHVRMKNIRLKQGLILGLSGMAATQAAHPFVLFLEEKGWDTWAVPLFYIILLSYFALGMLKRGKKSASAAPSSEHSPSIVKMVLIGFFAGFVSTTLGVGGGFIMVPLSVAYLGMMPKKAVGTSLFAVMLIVSAGYLSYASTVSIDYWIGLSLVGGGLIGSQFGAKLTSYFENEEITYMLGALYMATVASVILKLIHLNYTGLLVMAIFVGGFLVRSLVKMQKANTRTKAKKERP
- the argS gene encoding arginine--tRNA ligase, with product MNFKAIFTYQLASVLNGQLSDEAIADLIETPKNPAHGDLAFPCFTLAKAFRKSPASIAEETACLIQGPHIEKAEAAGPYINIFFSKESAGAVIMEKILNEGKEYGQLNDGAGKTAVLDFSSPNIAKPFSMGHLRSTVIGNALGSLAEKCGYTAVRINHLGDWGTQFGKLITAYKMWGSPDKVKENPIKELLSLYIRFHEEAEDNPALEDEARSWFKELENGNEQAQALWSWFRDESLKEFQRVYDMLGIHFDSYNGEAFYNDKMEPIIEELMAKDLLAESDGAEVVQLPDEDLPPCLIKKSDGATLYATRDLAAAFYRKETYQFDHSLYIVGQEQSIHFRQVKSVIKKMGYEWADNMTHVPFGLYLKGGKKMSTRKGRVILLEEVLNEAILLAKNNIKAKNPGLENKGEVAEAVGIGAILFHDLKNDRMNNIEFSLEDMLTFEGETGPYLQYTNARAYSLLRKADELPSAENGLSDSYSWEIIKLLYQYPEKIKQSYMQLSPSVLAKYLIDVAQAFNKYYGQVRILEKDNGIKSRLALVKAVTIVLSDGMQTLGMKVPRQM
- a CDS encoding FtsW/RodA/SpoVE family cell cycle protein; the encoded protein is MNQNNRFSDRFDWTLCFLLLLFFLISCIAIYSGQSSNQYEGNFVISQIKNYIVGAVIVAIVMYFDSEQIRRLTWLLYGLGILLLVGLFIAPESIAPERKGATLWYIIPGLGSVQPSEFVKVFLIIALSKIIADHHLKYQAKTAGTDFFLLIKLGAATLPPLGLIIIEDLGTALVLIAILTGIILVSGITWKILVPIYGILGAFAGTVLYLVIIAPEILEKYLGIDPYQFSRIYSWLDPVNHKQGAGMQLYNSMLAIGSGLISGKGFTDRQVYVPDAHTDFIFSVIGEEYGFFGASVVISLFFLLIYHLTKTGLETSDPFNTYICVGVISMITFHVFQNIGMTIQVLPITGIPLPFISYGGSSLMGNMMAMGLIFSIRYHHRTYMFSTDSNYVAK